The Sodalis praecaptivus genome includes a region encoding these proteins:
- a CDS encoding glycoside hydrolase family 3 N-terminal domain-containing protein translates to MSLEEKIGQKLMLDFRYWDPHGRPQQDMIAPDATVAQIIRNNFIGGVILFANNLKTPSQIEALTSWYAAMKTRSGLRLFIATDNEGGIKFRLPRGDYATFPGNMALAAAVEGGADPQLAVEQGRWMAQDMQSLHINTNFAPVVDVNTNPFNPVINVRSFSDDAPTVARLAEGITAGMHHQRLITVYKHFPGHGSTSTDSHTSLPRVDRLRKDAFAIDIAPYKHAIDNHIAPDMIMTAHIQYPALDNTQIYSRYGEKMTVPATMSHEIQTNILRKVLGYRGVTISDALNMGAIADHFTQAEAVERVFAAGVDIALMPVSITSPSEADRLSVLIHHIISKVRAGEISEEDINASVKRILRLKHSHLWQDSRRSLSSLLTNGRKIEKEIADRSITVVINRHATLPLKDKMLRYLILTPSEEQAKGIAAVMMQEGYRNVVAKQTTKLTDLEIKLAIAQSDVLLLGTVSTHFKDPAMRGQPALSDREGDNPDSDANTLSWFRYAGKLGKKRIHLSLQAPYDIVSFADDVDAAVATYSYYGYDNGIWLGPSMVSLAQILTGTRSPQGKLPVTLWHNYDVDTHAGAVAFPRGYGLSW, encoded by the coding sequence ATGTCGTTGGAGGAGAAAATTGGTCAAAAGCTTATGCTTGATTTCCGCTATTGGGATCCGCACGGCAGACCCCAGCAAGATATGATTGCCCCCGACGCTACGGTTGCGCAGATTATTCGTAATAACTTTATCGGTGGCGTCATTCTTTTTGCCAACAATCTTAAAACCCCATCGCAAATTGAGGCGCTTACCTCGTGGTATGCCGCGATGAAAACCCGTAGCGGCCTGCGTCTGTTCATCGCCACCGACAACGAGGGCGGCATCAAATTCCGTTTGCCGCGCGGTGACTATGCCACGTTTCCCGGCAATATGGCATTGGCCGCCGCCGTAGAAGGCGGCGCGGATCCACAGTTGGCCGTTGAGCAAGGGCGGTGGATGGCCCAGGATATGCAGTCGCTCCACATCAATACCAATTTTGCCCCGGTGGTGGACGTTAACACGAACCCCTTCAACCCGGTTATTAATGTGCGGAGTTTCAGCGATGATGCGCCAACCGTCGCGCGCTTGGCTGAGGGTATCACTGCGGGTATGCATCATCAGCGGCTCATTACCGTTTATAAGCATTTCCCGGGGCACGGAAGTACATCGACCGATTCCCACACCTCCCTGCCGCGCGTTGATCGTTTAAGGAAGGACGCCTTCGCTATCGATATCGCGCCTTATAAGCATGCTATTGATAATCATATCGCTCCTGACATGATTATGACGGCCCATATTCAATATCCGGCGCTGGATAACACCCAAATTTACAGCCGATATGGCGAAAAAATGACGGTACCCGCCACGATGTCCCATGAAATACAGACCAACATTCTGCGTAAGGTATTGGGGTATCGCGGTGTCACCATTTCAGATGCGTTGAATATGGGGGCGATTGCCGATCATTTTACCCAGGCTGAAGCCGTCGAACGGGTGTTTGCGGCCGGGGTTGATATTGCCCTGATGCCGGTCAGTATTACCTCTCCCTCCGAAGCGGACCGACTGTCGGTATTGATTCATCATATTATCAGTAAGGTCCGGGCAGGGGAGATTAGTGAGGAGGATATTAATGCTTCCGTTAAACGTATTTTGCGCCTAAAGCACTCTCATCTTTGGCAAGACAGCAGGCGTAGTCTCTCCTCTCTTCTGACCAACGGGCGAAAAATAGAGAAAGAGATTGCGGACCGATCGATTACCGTCGTCATTAATCGGCATGCCACACTGCCTTTGAAAGATAAGATGCTGCGCTATCTGATCCTTACGCCCTCGGAGGAACAGGCAAAGGGGATTGCGGCGGTAATGATGCAGGAGGGCTATCGCAATGTCGTGGCTAAACAGACAACCAAGCTGACGGATTTAGAAATCAAATTGGCTATTGCGCAGAGTGATGTGCTGCTACTGGGCACCGTTTCGACCCATTTTAAAGATCCCGCAATGCGCGGGCAGCCCGCACTAAGCGATCGGGAAGGCGACAACCCTGATAGCGATGCGAATACGCTTTCCTGGTTCCGTTATGCCGGTAAATTGGGTAAAAAACGGATTCACCTCTCCTTGCAGGCCCCTTACGATATCGTCAGCTTTGCCGACGATGTAGACGCCGCCGTTGCGACCTATTCGTATTATGGTTATGACAACGGTATCTGGCTGGGGCCCTCAATGGTTTCGCTGGCGCAAATTTTGACGGGGACGCGCTCGCCGCAGGGGAAACTGCCGGTAACGCTATGGCATAACTACGATGTGGATACCCATGCCGGCGCCGTCGCCTTTCCCCGTGGCTATGGTTTGAGTTGGTAA
- a CDS encoding chorismate mutase, with product MMNLLFCLSAVAAPAPQGGVAALMNQRLSYMKDVAGYKASHHLAIEDLPQEARVLSASVAEAETLGLNGDSIKPFIQAQMDAAKAIQYRYRADWLSKPEQVWQPKPLEQVRSHIGTLSTAILHAISARLTQGQTFTDQQAFMHALEQTNLNDGDKQRLWDSLTQVTLKK from the coding sequence ATGATGAATTTACTGTTTTGTCTTTCCGCCGTGGCGGCGCCTGCGCCTCAAGGAGGCGTTGCTGCATTGATGAATCAACGCCTGTCTTACATGAAAGATGTCGCTGGATATAAGGCTAGCCATCATTTGGCTATTGAGGATCTTCCTCAGGAAGCTCGGGTGTTATCTGCCTCAGTGGCTGAGGCGGAAACCCTGGGATTGAACGGCGATTCGATTAAGCCCTTCATCCAAGCGCAAATGGATGCCGCCAAGGCGATTCAGTATCGCTATCGTGCCGATTGGTTATCCAAACCCGAACAAGTTTGGCAGCCTAAGCCGCTCGAGCAGGTAAGATCACATATTGGCACCTTAAGCACCGCGATACTGCACGCCATTAGCGCGCGATTAACCCAAGGGCAGACATTCACCGATCAACAGGCATTTATGCATGCCCTTGAACAGACGAATCTCAATGACGGTGATAAACAACGCCTGTGGGATTCACTAACCCAAGTGACATTGAAAAAATAA
- a CDS encoding MFS transporter has translation MRASVTLGLTGFALIAVTYGMARFAWGLMLPAVVRDIPFSPRLAGVISACGFVAYCLAVIGASVVSPRCGPRLPAMAAALCAAAGLLILAASSSPAMLAAGLFIAGLSPGLASPSLAAAVGRRVAVPQQPRVNTIINAGTGAGIILSVPVLLFLPGGWRAACLLFGGVALACLAPIAGYLPAGGVAPQMKNKRPPVWPMARPLVRLVVIAFISGVASAAWWNFGPDLLHHHIGVDDNTTSLLWLISGGAGILGALTGPASTIVGLKQVYRLSQLFMAAPLILLAFSHGFSWWLLPAVALCGVGYVTLTGVMLVCGAASTKASPAAGVGAVFFMLAAGQVAGSVVFGLLYAQVGAVTALALFSALSLLLMKFTPATR, from the coding sequence ATGAGAGCGTCCGTGACGCTCGGCCTGACCGGCTTTGCGCTGATTGCTGTCACCTACGGAATGGCCCGGTTTGCGTGGGGGTTGATGCTGCCCGCCGTGGTGCGCGATATCCCGTTCAGCCCGCGTTTGGCGGGGGTTATTTCCGCCTGCGGTTTCGTGGCCTATTGTCTGGCCGTGATCGGGGCTTCCGTGGTTTCACCCCGGTGTGGCCCACGGTTGCCGGCGATGGCGGCGGCACTCTGCGCGGCCGCCGGCTTGCTGATCCTGGCCGCTTCCTCCTCGCCGGCCATGCTGGCGGCAGGACTGTTCATCGCCGGTCTGAGCCCCGGCCTGGCATCGCCGTCCCTGGCCGCTGCGGTCGGCCGTCGGGTTGCCGTGCCGCAGCAGCCGCGAGTGAACACGATCATTAATGCCGGAACCGGTGCCGGCATTATCCTCTCCGTGCCGGTATTGCTCTTCCTGCCGGGGGGCTGGCGCGCCGCTTGTCTGCTTTTTGGCGGTGTGGCGCTGGCCTGCCTGGCGCCGATTGCTGGTTATCTGCCCGCCGGCGGCGTGGCGCCGCAGATGAAGAACAAGCGCCCCCCTGTCTGGCCGATGGCGCGCCCGCTGGTGCGCTTGGTGGTGATTGCTTTTATCAGCGGCGTAGCCAGCGCGGCGTGGTGGAATTTTGGACCCGATCTCTTACATCACCACATCGGCGTGGATGACAACACGACCAGCTTGCTGTGGCTGATTAGCGGCGGCGCGGGGATCCTGGGGGCATTGACCGGTCCTGCGTCGACGATTGTCGGCCTAAAACAGGTATATCGCTTATCTCAACTATTTATGGCGGCGCCGCTAATACTGCTGGCGTTCAGCCATGGCTTCTCATGGTGGTTGTTACCTGCGGTGGCGCTCTGTGGGGTGGGTTACGTCACGCTAACAGGCGTGATGCTGGTATGCGGTGCCGCCTCGACGAAAGCGTCTCCCGCCGCCGGGGTGGGCGCCGTGTTTTTCATGCTGGCGGCGGGTCAGGTGGCGGGATCGGTGGTCTTCGGGCTCCTTTATGCGCAAGTAGGCGCTGTCACGGCGCTCGCCTTGTTTTCCGCTCTTTCCTTGCTGCTGATGAAGTTTACACCCGCAACACGTTGA
- a CDS encoding TetR/AcrR family transcriptional regulator: MQKKTTILEAAERLFYRNGFHATSTDRICSEANVSTRTLYRYFPSREDLTAAVMAHRQSRFFATLYTSQHPQAISRLFDVLEEWMREYDPLGCFFLKAWGEYAEEEVKLSALALDYRYALRGYIAACIGHSHGVGHEALADAVWMLSEGAITSALLIGPDAARHAGLAAARLMAGCEEGR, from the coding sequence ATGCAAAAGAAAACCACTATCCTTGAAGCCGCTGAGCGGCTGTTTTATCGCAACGGTTTCCACGCCACCAGCACCGATCGTATTTGCAGCGAAGCCAATGTCTCAACGCGTACGCTGTATCGCTATTTCCCTTCGCGGGAAGATCTAACGGCGGCAGTGATGGCTCACCGACAATCCCGCTTTTTTGCAACGCTTTACACCTCGCAGCATCCTCAGGCCATCAGCCGATTGTTTGATGTGCTTGAGGAGTGGATGCGCGAATATGATCCCCTGGGTTGCTTCTTCCTCAAAGCCTGGGGTGAATATGCCGAGGAAGAGGTAAAACTGTCGGCGTTGGCGCTTGACTATCGCTATGCGCTACGGGGGTACATCGCGGCATGTATTGGCCATTCTCACGGCGTGGGCCATGAAGCGCTGGCCGATGCGGTATGGATGCTATCCGAAGGGGCCATCACCTCCGCGCTTCTTATCGGGCCTGATGCTGCCCGCCATGCGGGTCTGGCAGCCGCACGTCTGATGGCGGGATGCGAGGAAGGGCGATGA
- the bla gene encoding class A beta-lactamase: MRLIPAVIAAFYFWLSPPVQALTTAGLQPYLQKEENRLNARIGVAILDAHGQRIFGYRSEERFPLNSTHKVLACAALLANARQHSALLEQHVTIMPQALVDYSPITQTRLAPGKFTLRELCRAAVSYSDNTAANSILEVIGGAGAVTRFMRLIGDNVTRLDRLEPSLNEAVPGDVRDTTTPASVVAALRTILATDVLTLPHRQLLQTWMMDDQVAGDLLRASLPTGWRIADKTGAGGYGSRSIIAAVYPDPKQPFYIAIYITQTAATLQQSNRVAANIGKIIFR; this comes from the coding sequence ATGAGACTTATCCCTGCCGTCATCGCGGCCTTCTATTTTTGGCTTTCCCCACCGGTACAGGCATTGACGACCGCCGGCTTACAACCTTATCTGCAAAAAGAGGAAAATCGTCTCAATGCCAGGATTGGTGTAGCCATCCTTGACGCTCACGGGCAGCGGATCTTTGGTTACCGCAGCGAGGAACGCTTTCCGTTGAACAGCACCCACAAAGTTCTGGCCTGCGCCGCCTTGCTTGCCAACGCGCGGCAACACTCGGCGCTGCTGGAACAACATGTGACTATCATGCCGCAAGCGCTGGTGGACTACTCGCCCATCACGCAAACGCGCCTGGCGCCGGGAAAATTTACATTACGCGAATTATGCCGGGCCGCCGTCAGCTATAGCGACAACACCGCCGCTAACAGCATCCTGGAGGTTATTGGTGGAGCCGGTGCGGTCACCCGCTTTATGCGCCTCATCGGCGATAACGTTACGCGGCTTGACCGTCTCGAGCCCTCGCTTAATGAAGCGGTGCCGGGGGATGTCCGCGATACCACCACGCCCGCCAGCGTCGTGGCCGCCCTTAGAACGATTCTCGCGACCGATGTTTTAACCTTACCTCACCGCCAACTTTTGCAAACATGGATGATGGACGACCAGGTGGCGGGAGACCTGTTGCGCGCCTCGCTGCCCACCGGCTGGCGGATTGCCGATAAAACCGGCGCCGGAGGATATGGGTCACGTTCTATTATTGCTGCGGTTTATCCCGACCCGAAACAGCCCTTTTACATCGCGATTTATATCACGCAAACTGCCGCTACTCTCCAGCAAAGCAATCGCGTGGCAGCCAACATCGGTAAGATCATTTTTCGCTAA
- a CDS encoding cupin domain-containing protein, whose protein sequence is MSIDKNQNAESEAIKLGMRVRHARHVRGLTLKVCAELSSSSESQLSKVERGLVMPSIALLHRLARVFETNVSDLLRDIPSGSEPVLRSGTRHVAALGAGTGGIRLERMDNAASGTLLQAHIHIVPPGARSDGLIEHPGEEVGYLLKGQIVLIVGEEQYRLNAGDGFHFPSHVPHGYANDGKEEAQIYWVNTPATF, encoded by the coding sequence GTGAGTATTGATAAAAACCAGAATGCCGAAAGCGAAGCGATAAAGTTGGGGATGCGGGTGCGCCACGCTCGCCATGTGCGCGGATTGACGCTTAAGGTTTGCGCCGAATTATCCAGCAGTTCAGAAAGCCAGCTCTCAAAAGTGGAACGCGGCCTGGTGATGCCGTCCATTGCATTGCTGCATCGTTTAGCGCGGGTGTTTGAAACCAATGTCTCCGACCTGCTGCGCGACATTCCCTCTGGTTCTGAGCCTGTGCTACGCAGCGGCACCCGGCACGTAGCCGCGCTCGGCGCGGGTACCGGCGGTATTCGGCTAGAGCGCATGGATAATGCCGCATCCGGCACCTTATTGCAGGCCCATATTCATATCGTGCCGCCCGGGGCCCGCAGCGACGGACTGATTGAGCACCCCGGTGAAGAAGTTGGCTACCTTCTAAAAGGCCAGATCGTGCTTATTGTGGGTGAGGAGCAGTACCGGCTCAACGCGGGCGATGGCTTTCATTTTCCGAGCCATGTTCCCCATGGCTACGCCAATGACGGCAAGGAAGAAGCGCAAATCTACTGGGTGAACACACCCGCCACCTTTTAA
- a CDS encoding amino acid ABC transporter permease, which produces MGYNWQFGLLYQYWPVFLNGAIITLEITFGATLIGLLIGLPVGILRSSTSRLLRFITTVYVEVIRSTPALVQIVWVYYCVPILFNIKLGAESAVILTLGIHCGAYVAEIVRAGVEGVDKGQFMAARSIGMSYYLTIRRIILPQAVQRMIPPFINEFANLMKLSTLGSVIAVYELLQSSNNLISLTYRPLEVYTFLALVFFAITYPWIWMSRRLENKIKHNA; this is translated from the coding sequence ATGGGGTACAACTGGCAGTTCGGGCTTTTATATCAGTATTGGCCGGTATTTTTAAATGGCGCAATCATCACCCTTGAGATTACGTTTGGCGCCACGCTTATCGGATTATTGATAGGTCTGCCGGTGGGCATTTTACGCAGCTCCACATCGCGATTGCTGCGTTTTATTACCACAGTCTATGTGGAGGTGATCCGCTCCACCCCGGCACTGGTGCAAATTGTCTGGGTTTATTACTGCGTACCCATTTTATTCAATATCAAACTCGGCGCTGAAAGTGCCGTCATTCTCACCCTCGGTATCCACTGCGGGGCGTATGTCGCGGAAATCGTGCGGGCGGGCGTCGAAGGCGTGGACAAGGGCCAATTCATGGCGGCGCGTTCGATCGGTATGTCCTATTACCTGACCATCCGGCGCATTATCTTACCACAGGCGGTACAGCGCATGATCCCGCCCTTTATTAACGAGTTCGCTAATTTGATGAAATTGTCCACCCTGGGGTCCGTCATTGCGGTCTACGAATTGCTGCAATCGTCGAATAACCTGATTTCGCTGACCTATCGACCTCTGGAAGTCTATACCTTCTTGGCGCTGGTATTTTTTGCGATTACCTACCCGTGGATTTGGATGTCGCGTCGTCTTGAAAATAAGATCAAGCACAACGCCTGA
- a CDS encoding amino acid ABC transporter ATP-binding protein: protein MLSIKSLEKSYDGLAVLKDINLEVKERDVVSLIGPSGSGKSTLLKCINFLESYDKGEIVFDGDMVGYIEKNGRKVLAPEKKNNHLRTQMGMVFQSFNLFPHMTLLQNVMEGPVQVLGQSRREASAAAEQLLTQVGLADKLHVKPTRLSGGQQQRAAIARSLAMRPRLMLFDEPTSALDPELVGDVLETMRSLAENGMTMVIVTHEMSFAREVANRVVFMENGYIVEEGHPEQVFGHPQHTRTKEFLARVLR, encoded by the coding sequence ATGTTATCGATAAAAAGTCTTGAGAAATCCTACGATGGATTAGCGGTATTAAAAGACATCAATCTGGAAGTAAAAGAACGCGATGTGGTGTCGTTGATAGGTCCCAGCGGCTCGGGCAAAAGTACCTTGCTTAAATGTATCAATTTCCTCGAAAGCTACGATAAAGGCGAGATTGTTTTCGATGGCGATATGGTCGGCTATATCGAAAAGAATGGCCGAAAGGTTTTGGCGCCAGAGAAAAAAAATAATCATCTGCGTACACAAATGGGAATGGTATTCCAAAGTTTCAATTTATTCCCTCATATGACCCTCTTGCAAAACGTCATGGAAGGGCCAGTGCAAGTGTTGGGTCAGTCACGGCGCGAGGCCAGCGCGGCGGCGGAGCAACTGCTCACCCAAGTCGGTCTGGCCGACAAGCTCCACGTCAAGCCCACCCGACTGTCGGGCGGGCAACAGCAGCGCGCCGCTATCGCCCGCTCGCTGGCCATGCGTCCGCGGTTAATGCTCTTTGACGAACCGACGTCGGCGCTGGATCCCGAGCTGGTGGGCGATGTCCTGGAAACCATGCGCAGCCTGGCGGAAAACGGTATGACGATGGTCATCGTCACCCACGAGATGTCCTTTGCCCGTGAAGTGGCAAATCGCGTGGTATTTATGGAAAACGGCTACATCGTTGAAGAAGGTCACCCGGAGCAGGTCTTCGGTCATCCGCAACATACGCGTACCAAAGAATTTCTGGCGCGGGTGCTGCGATAA
- a CDS encoding substrate-binding periplasmic protein, with protein sequence MFKRFLSLILVASSLMLATATPAQAAGELAKTTSSGELRIGYIPSPPGTTKDPVSGEVTGFYVDMIKAIAAQMNVKPVFVETTWGNFVAGLQSNQFDLSIGATFATVKRAMAVDFTQPLFYLGSVAVVKTDDTRFKSLSDMNKPEIKIAVVQGTAAEDFVRRTLPLAKLTSLSGGNLTAGFMEVASGRADASFEDAFTASQFVKQQPSTKVLFADKPVFFLPIAWTVKKGDTELQSVLNIGLRDLILSGQMNTIVGKYLQGGRYVDMPNLQEFPKAQ encoded by the coding sequence ATGTTTAAACGTTTTTTGTCATTGATACTGGTCGCCTCTTCGCTAATGCTGGCAACGGCGACGCCCGCGCAAGCGGCCGGGGAATTGGCCAAAACTACCTCCAGCGGTGAGCTGCGCATCGGTTATATTCCCTCGCCCCCCGGTACCACCAAGGATCCGGTCAGCGGAGAAGTTACCGGTTTTTATGTGGATATGATTAAAGCCATCGCGGCGCAAATGAATGTGAAACCCGTGTTTGTCGAAACGACTTGGGGTAATTTTGTTGCTGGATTACAGTCCAACCAATTTGACCTTTCTATCGGCGCGACGTTTGCGACCGTCAAGCGGGCCATGGCGGTGGATTTCACCCAACCGCTGTTTTACCTGGGCAGCGTCGCGGTCGTTAAAACTGACGATACACGTTTTAAATCGCTGTCGGACATGAATAAACCCGAGATAAAAATCGCCGTTGTTCAGGGAACCGCCGCTGAGGACTTTGTCCGCCGCACCTTACCGCTGGCAAAATTGACCTCCCTGTCAGGGGGCAATTTAACCGCCGGCTTTATGGAAGTGGCCTCCGGCCGTGCCGATGCCAGCTTTGAAGATGCCTTTACCGCTTCCCAATTTGTGAAACAGCAGCCGAGCACCAAAGTCCTGTTTGCTGACAAACCGGTTTTCTTCCTGCCTATCGCTTGGACGGTGAAAAAAGGCGACACCGAGCTGCAATCTGTGCTGAATATTGGGCTTAGAGATTTAATTTTATCCGGCCAAATGAATACCATTGTCGGTAAATATTTGCAGGGCGGTCGCTATGTTGACATGCCTAATTTACAAGAATTTCCCAAAGCACAATAA
- a CDS encoding arginase family protein, with product MPSYPTWEQTLAGKTWRNVHFPRIKEDMPTFLGVPYAINEEDIQGADVVIIGAPFAAGWGKKYSGVDKMEWLAATTRVRQQSIRYRGGYVQELDIDVFEHLKVVDYGDVKISPEASYEGTVESILEAQALVETRVRQVIAAGAIPVVIGQNSPVASYAVGRPVAEHYKGKIGMVSLDTHWDCWPYDWATMNDHIAGSTNWKDKLLRDCPNYAIPNLVEIGERGMLEDPAMVRRMVKEGCCFMPMWKIRTELGIEGVINNLDRAYQGTEAVYSHFDMDVLGGAGPTEGDILGELAEPMGMTDYEAIRIAYEVGRRGCAGFSFLCIPPGSAIMYRVIVYALTYFLAGLAQRKIDKAAGK from the coding sequence ATGCCATCCTATCCAACATGGGAACAAACCCTGGCCGGTAAAACCTGGCGCAATGTGCATTTCCCGCGTATTAAAGAAGATATGCCCACCTTCTTGGGTGTACCCTATGCGATTAACGAGGAAGATATTCAGGGCGCCGACGTCGTCATTATTGGCGCACCCTTTGCCGCCGGTTGGGGCAAAAAATACAGCGGCGTAGATAAAATGGAATGGCTCGCGGCAACCACCCGGGTCCGCCAGCAATCGATCCGTTATCGCGGCGGTTATGTGCAGGAACTGGATATCGATGTCTTTGAGCATCTGAAAGTCGTCGATTACGGTGACGTCAAAATCTCCCCCGAAGCCAGTTATGAAGGCACGGTGGAAAGTATTCTGGAAGCGCAAGCGTTGGTAGAAACCCGCGTACGGCAGGTGATTGCCGCGGGAGCCATCCCGGTCGTTATTGGGCAAAATTCCCCGGTGGCGTCCTATGCGGTAGGGCGGCCGGTGGCGGAGCACTATAAAGGTAAAATCGGCATGGTCAGCCTGGATACGCATTGGGACTGCTGGCCGTACGACTGGGCGACGATGAATGATCACATCGCCGGCTCTACTAATTGGAAAGACAAATTGCTGCGCGATTGCCCCAACTACGCCATCCCTAACCTGGTGGAAATCGGCGAGCGCGGCATGCTGGAAGACCCGGCGATGGTGCGCCGTATGGTCAAAGAAGGCTGCTGTTTTATGCCGATGTGGAAAATCCGCACCGAACTGGGCATTGAGGGTGTTATCAATAATCTCGATCGGGCTTATCAGGGCACCGAGGCGGTCTATAGCCATTTCGACATGGATGTGTTGGGCGGCGCGGGTCCTACCGAGGGGGATATTTTAGGCGAGTTGGCCGAACCGATGGGCATGACGGATTACGAAGCGATTCGCATCGCCTACGAGGTGGGACGTCGCGGCTGCGCCGGCTTCTCGTTTTTATGCATCCCGCCGGGTTCGGCCATTATGTACCGGGTTATCGTCTATGCGCTCACCTATTTCCTGGCGGGGCTGGCGCAGCGCAAAATCGATAAGGCCGCGGGTAAATGA
- a CDS encoding M20 family metallo-hydrolase, with amino-acid sequence MMHIDEARVLASLRRLATFGAEGRGVSRPALSAADMAARRWLAEEMAGAGLEPTLDAVGNLYGRQPNVTQALLLGSHADSVPNGGWLDGALGVIYGIEVARAWRQAYPDAATGIDVIAFSDEEGRFLSCLGSRSFCDRLSPAEFDALVNNNPSLSTSITAAALPTQPFLRLDPARHLAYLEAHIEQGPKLDNAGLDIGVVTGIAGMRRFQVSFAGQADHAGTTPMDVRRDAGMAAFAFATQCHERFLGLVGSETVWNMGALSLKPGVTNVVPAFAELTVEVRDLQQERIDMLGEALLTLARECDGRQGVTTAVQIQSDLAPLAMDAHLRDIIESQAIACGASYRALPSGAFHDAMLVAQRIPTAMLFIPSIGGRSHSPDEDSAEAQIKTGARVFASAAAVISRAQPALGVST; translated from the coding sequence ATGATGCATATTGATGAAGCACGGGTACTGGCGTCTCTCCGACGCCTTGCCACTTTTGGCGCCGAAGGACGCGGCGTTTCGCGGCCCGCGCTGAGCGCCGCGGACATGGCGGCGCGACGCTGGCTGGCGGAAGAGATGGCGGGCGCCGGATTGGAGCCCACGCTGGATGCGGTGGGCAATCTGTATGGCAGACAGCCTAACGTCACGCAGGCGCTTTTGCTTGGCTCCCATGCCGATAGCGTGCCCAACGGCGGCTGGCTGGACGGCGCGCTGGGGGTGATTTACGGCATTGAGGTGGCGCGGGCATGGCGCCAGGCTTATCCAGATGCCGCAACGGGTATCGATGTCATCGCATTTTCCGATGAGGAGGGGCGTTTTTTAAGCTGCCTGGGCAGTCGGTCATTTTGCGACAGGCTCAGTCCCGCCGAATTCGACGCACTGGTCAATAACAATCCGTCGCTGAGCACATCGATAACCGCGGCCGCGCTGCCAACCCAGCCGTTCCTCCGCCTCGACCCCGCACGCCATTTGGCTTATTTGGAGGCACATATTGAGCAGGGCCCCAAACTCGACAATGCCGGCCTGGACATTGGCGTGGTAACCGGCATTGCCGGCATGCGGCGCTTCCAGGTCAGCTTCGCCGGGCAGGCGGATCACGCCGGCACCACGCCCATGGACGTGCGCCGCGATGCCGGCATGGCGGCGTTTGCGTTTGCGACGCAGTGCCATGAACGCTTCCTCGGCTTGGTGGGCTCGGAAACGGTATGGAACATGGGCGCGCTCAGCCTCAAACCGGGCGTAACCAACGTAGTGCCCGCCTTTGCTGAATTGACGGTTGAAGTGCGCGATCTCCAGCAGGAGCGGATAGACATGCTGGGTGAAGCGCTGTTGACGCTGGCGCGTGAGTGTGACGGCCGCCAGGGCGTGACCACAGCGGTGCAAATTCAAAGCGACCTGGCGCCGCTGGCGATGGACGCGCATCTGCGGGATATCATCGAAAGTCAGGCTATCGCCTGCGGCGCAAGTTACCGTGCCTTGCCCAGCGGCGCGTTCCATGACGCCATGCTGGTGGCGCAACGTATTCCGACGGCGATGTTGTTTATCCCCAGCATCGGCGGTCGCAGCCATAGTCCAGACGAGGACAGCGCCGAAGCGCAAATCAAAACCGGTGCACGGGTGTTCGCCTCCGCCGCCGCCGTGATTAGCCGCGCCCAGCCTGCGCTTGGCGTATCGACGTAA
- a CDS encoding RcnB family protein: protein MRNTRIALCSAALLCVSLSFASFVRADDAVATPLAQPQPDANTNTNTNTNTNTNTNTNYDLDPIVVNYQQYKIGDNLPEQYLDKSYTIVEWQKRHLPAPQENTHWAYINANYILITNDSAKIVQAKSGEIFFRG from the coding sequence ATGCGCAACACCAGAATCGCCTTATGTTCAGCGGCATTACTTTGTGTTTCGTTGAGCTTTGCCTCTTTCGTTCGGGCCGACGACGCGGTGGCCACCCCTCTCGCACAACCTCAGCCCGATGCCAATACCAACACGAACACGAACACGAACACGAACACGAACACGAACACGAACTACGATCTTGATCCCATCGTGGTTAATTACCAGCAATACAAGATAGGCGATAACCTGCCCGAGCAATATTTGGATAAATCCTACACTATTGTCGAATGGCAGAAACGTCATCTCCCGGCGCCCCAAGAGAACACCCATTGGGCCTATATTAATGCCAACTATATTTTGATCACCAACGACAGCGCCAAAATTGTACAGGCGAAATCTGGCGAAATCTTTTTCCGCGGCTAA